From the Carassius gibelio isolate Cgi1373 ecotype wild population from Czech Republic chromosome B25, carGib1.2-hapl.c, whole genome shotgun sequence genome, one window contains:
- the gxylt1a gene encoding glucoside xylosyltransferase 1 isoform X3: MRRYLRVLFVCTLLVFCSLLYIFNQLVSSLERADHRERAPRTRAVDTGLSGRAQDDRCGSDSVTHWEPYWRISRDVCPNHCVTDSAPRSAPQDPVQLAVVACGSRLEETLVMLKSAVLFSHRHLCFHIFSEDHLHAGFRQELESWPQRFRSTFSYSVYPIVFPSENAREWKRLFKPCASQRLFLPVDSVLYVDTDVLFLRPLEDVWSFLSRFNSSQVAAMSPEHEEPRIGWYNRFARHPYYGQTGVNSGVMLMNMTRIRHTLFKNDLAAVDLKWADLLMPLLHKYKLNITWGDQDLLNIIFHYNPESLLLMECLWNYRPDHCIYGSNCISAEHSGVYILHGNRGVYHDDKQPAFRAVYDAIKLFPLDGDPLRGLLLPLEEKLKSDHSYCGRSRLVFTKRLRQSVTELQEEQERSRPAEV; encoded by the exons ATGCGGCGATATCTTCGAGTTTTGTTCGTCTGCACGCTGTTAGTCTTCTGCTCACTGCTCTACATCTTTAATCAGCTCGTGTCGTCTCTGGAGCGCGCGGATCATCGGGAGCGAGCGCCGCGGACACGCGCAGTGGACACGGGCCTGAGTGGACGCGCGCAGGATGACAG GTGTGGTTCAGACTCTGTCACTCACTGGGAGCCGTACTGGAGAATCAGCCGTGATGTTTGCCCAAACCACTGCGTTACGGACTCAGCTCCTAG GTCTGCTCCTCAGGACCCGGTCCAGCTGGCCGTGGTGGCCTGTGGCTCCAGACTGGAGGAAACACTCGTCATGCTGAAATCTGCTGTCCTCTTCAGCCACAGACACTTGTGCTTTCACATCTTCTCAGAAGACCACCTCCACGCCGGATTCAGACAGGAG CTGGAGTCGTGGCCGCAGAGGTTTCGCTCGACGTTCAGCTACAGCGTTTATCCCATAGTCTTCCCCAGTGAGAACGCCAGAGAGTGGAAGAGACTGTTCAAACCCTGCGCTTCTCAGAGACTCTTCCTCCCC GTGGACTCTGTGCTGTACGTGGACACAGATGTGCTGTTCCTGCGGCCGCTGGAGGACGTCTGGAGCTTTCTGTCCCGGTTCAACAGCAGTCAGGTGGCAGCCATGTCCCCGGAGCACGAGGAGCCACGCATCGGCTGGTACAACCGCTTCGCTCGACACCCGTACTACGGCCAGACCGGCGTCAACTCAGGAGTCATGCTCATGAACATGACCCGCATCCGACACACACTCTTCAAG AATGACCTGGCAGCGGTGGATCTGAAGTGGGCTGATCTTCTGATGCCTCTGTTACACAAGTACAAGCTGAACATCACGTGGGGAGACCAGGACCTGCTCAACATCATCTTCCACTATAACCCAG agtctCTGCTGCTGATGGAGTGTCTCTGGAACTATCGTCCTGATCACTGTATCTACGGCAGCAACTGCATCAGCGCTGAACACAGCGGTGTTTACATTCTCCACGGCAACCGCGGCGTTTACCATGACGACAAGCAGCCCGCCTTCAGAGCTGTTTATGACGCCATAAAGCTG TTCCCGCTGGATGGAGATCCTCTGCGAGGTTTGCTCCTGCCTCTGGAGGAGAAGCTGAAGAGCGATCACTCGTACTGCGGCCGATCTCGACTGGTCTTCACCAAACGACTGCGTCAGAGCGTCACAGAGCTTCAGGAGGAGCAGGAGCGCTCCAGACCAGCAGAGGTTTGA
- the gxylt1a gene encoding glucoside xylosyltransferase 1 isoform X2 yields the protein MRRYLRVLFVCTLLVFCSLLYIFNQLVSSLERADHRERAPRTRAVDTGLSGRAQDDRCGSDSVTHWEPYWRISRDVCPNHCVTDSAPRSAPQDPVQLAVVACGSRLEETLVMLKSAVLFSHRHLCFHIFSEDHLHAGFRQELESWPQRFRSTFSYSVYPIVFPSENAREWKRLFKPCASQRLFLPQVDSVLYVDTDVLFLRPLEDVWSFLSRFNSSQVAAMSPEHEEPRIGWYNRFARHPYYGQTGVNSGVMLMNMTRIRHTLFKNDLAAVDLKWADLLMPLLHKYKLNITWGDQDLLNIIFHYNPESLLLMECLWNYRPDHCIYGSNCISAEHSGVYILHGNRGVYHDDKQPAFRAVYDAIKLFPLDGDPLRGLLLPLEEKLKSDHSYCGRSRLVFTKRLRQSVTELQEEQERSRPAEV from the exons ATGCGGCGATATCTTCGAGTTTTGTTCGTCTGCACGCTGTTAGTCTTCTGCTCACTGCTCTACATCTTTAATCAGCTCGTGTCGTCTCTGGAGCGCGCGGATCATCGGGAGCGAGCGCCGCGGACACGCGCAGTGGACACGGGCCTGAGTGGACGCGCGCAGGATGACAG GTGTGGTTCAGACTCTGTCACTCACTGGGAGCCGTACTGGAGAATCAGCCGTGATGTTTGCCCAAACCACTGCGTTACGGACTCAGCTCCTAG GTCTGCTCCTCAGGACCCGGTCCAGCTGGCCGTGGTGGCCTGTGGCTCCAGACTGGAGGAAACACTCGTCATGCTGAAATCTGCTGTCCTCTTCAGCCACAGACACTTGTGCTTTCACATCTTCTCAGAAGACCACCTCCACGCCGGATTCAGACAGGAG CTGGAGTCGTGGCCGCAGAGGTTTCGCTCGACGTTCAGCTACAGCGTTTATCCCATAGTCTTCCCCAGTGAGAACGCCAGAGAGTGGAAGAGACTGTTCAAACCCTGCGCTTCTCAGAGACTCTTCCTCCCC CAGGTGGACTCTGTGCTGTACGTGGACACAGATGTGCTGTTCCTGCGGCCGCTGGAGGACGTCTGGAGCTTTCTGTCCCGGTTCAACAGCAGTCAGGTGGCAGCCATGTCCCCGGAGCACGAGGAGCCACGCATCGGCTGGTACAACCGCTTCGCTCGACACCCGTACTACGGCCAGACCGGCGTCAACTCAGGAGTCATGCTCATGAACATGACCCGCATCCGACACACACTCTTCAAG AATGACCTGGCAGCGGTGGATCTGAAGTGGGCTGATCTTCTGATGCCTCTGTTACACAAGTACAAGCTGAACATCACGTGGGGAGACCAGGACCTGCTCAACATCATCTTCCACTATAACCCAG agtctCTGCTGCTGATGGAGTGTCTCTGGAACTATCGTCCTGATCACTGTATCTACGGCAGCAACTGCATCAGCGCTGAACACAGCGGTGTTTACATTCTCCACGGCAACCGCGGCGTTTACCATGACGACAAGCAGCCCGCCTTCAGAGCTGTTTATGACGCCATAAAGCTG TTCCCGCTGGATGGAGATCCTCTGCGAGGTTTGCTCCTGCCTCTGGAGGAGAAGCTGAAGAGCGATCACTCGTACTGCGGCCGATCTCGACTGGTCTTCACCAAACGACTGCGTCAGAGCGTCACAGAGCTTCAGGAGGAGCAGGAGCGCTCCAGACCAGCAGAGGTTTGA
- the gxylt1a gene encoding glucoside xylosyltransferase 1 isoform X4 has protein sequence MRRYLRVLFVCTLLVFCSLLYIFNQLVSSLERADHRERAPRTRAVDTGLSGRAQDDRSAPQDPVQLAVVACGSRLEETLVMLKSAVLFSHRHLCFHIFSEDHLHAGFRQELESWPQRFRSTFSYSVYPIVFPSENAREWKRLFKPCASQRLFLPLLLKQVDSVLYVDTDVLFLRPLEDVWSFLSRFNSSQVAAMSPEHEEPRIGWYNRFARHPYYGQTGVNSGVMLMNMTRIRHTLFKNDLAAVDLKWADLLMPLLHKYKLNITWGDQDLLNIIFHYNPESLLLMECLWNYRPDHCIYGSNCISAEHSGVYILHGNRGVYHDDKQPAFRAVYDAIKLFPLDGDPLRGLLLPLEEKLKSDHSYCGRSRLVFTKRLRQSVTELQEEQERSRPAEV, from the exons ATGCGGCGATATCTTCGAGTTTTGTTCGTCTGCACGCTGTTAGTCTTCTGCTCACTGCTCTACATCTTTAATCAGCTCGTGTCGTCTCTGGAGCGCGCGGATCATCGGGAGCGAGCGCCGCGGACACGCGCAGTGGACACGGGCCTGAGTGGACGCGCGCAGGATGACAG GTCTGCTCCTCAGGACCCGGTCCAGCTGGCCGTGGTGGCCTGTGGCTCCAGACTGGAGGAAACACTCGTCATGCTGAAATCTGCTGTCCTCTTCAGCCACAGACACTTGTGCTTTCACATCTTCTCAGAAGACCACCTCCACGCCGGATTCAGACAGGAG CTGGAGTCGTGGCCGCAGAGGTTTCGCTCGACGTTCAGCTACAGCGTTTATCCCATAGTCTTCCCCAGTGAGAACGCCAGAGAGTGGAAGAGACTGTTCAAACCCTGCGCTTCTCAGAGACTCTTCCTCCCC CTGCTTCTGAAGCAGGTGGACTCTGTGCTGTACGTGGACACAGATGTGCTGTTCCTGCGGCCGCTGGAGGACGTCTGGAGCTTTCTGTCCCGGTTCAACAGCAGTCAGGTGGCAGCCATGTCCCCGGAGCACGAGGAGCCACGCATCGGCTGGTACAACCGCTTCGCTCGACACCCGTACTACGGCCAGACCGGCGTCAACTCAGGAGTCATGCTCATGAACATGACCCGCATCCGACACACACTCTTCAAG AATGACCTGGCAGCGGTGGATCTGAAGTGGGCTGATCTTCTGATGCCTCTGTTACACAAGTACAAGCTGAACATCACGTGGGGAGACCAGGACCTGCTCAACATCATCTTCCACTATAACCCAG agtctCTGCTGCTGATGGAGTGTCTCTGGAACTATCGTCCTGATCACTGTATCTACGGCAGCAACTGCATCAGCGCTGAACACAGCGGTGTTTACATTCTCCACGGCAACCGCGGCGTTTACCATGACGACAAGCAGCCCGCCTTCAGAGCTGTTTATGACGCCATAAAGCTG TTCCCGCTGGATGGAGATCCTCTGCGAGGTTTGCTCCTGCCTCTGGAGGAGAAGCTGAAGAGCGATCACTCGTACTGCGGCCGATCTCGACTGGTCTTCACCAAACGACTGCGTCAGAGCGTCACAGAGCTTCAGGAGGAGCAGGAGCGCTCCAGACCAGCAGAGGTTTGA
- the gxylt1a gene encoding glucoside xylosyltransferase 1 isoform X1 → MRRYLRVLFVCTLLVFCSLLYIFNQLVSSLERADHRERAPRTRAVDTGLSGRAQDDRCGSDSVTHWEPYWRISRDVCPNHCVTDSAPRSAPQDPVQLAVVACGSRLEETLVMLKSAVLFSHRHLCFHIFSEDHLHAGFRQELESWPQRFRSTFSYSVYPIVFPSENAREWKRLFKPCASQRLFLPLLLKQVDSVLYVDTDVLFLRPLEDVWSFLSRFNSSQVAAMSPEHEEPRIGWYNRFARHPYYGQTGVNSGVMLMNMTRIRHTLFKNDLAAVDLKWADLLMPLLHKYKLNITWGDQDLLNIIFHYNPESLLLMECLWNYRPDHCIYGSNCISAEHSGVYILHGNRGVYHDDKQPAFRAVYDAIKLFPLDGDPLRGLLLPLEEKLKSDHSYCGRSRLVFTKRLRQSVTELQEEQERSRPAEV, encoded by the exons ATGCGGCGATATCTTCGAGTTTTGTTCGTCTGCACGCTGTTAGTCTTCTGCTCACTGCTCTACATCTTTAATCAGCTCGTGTCGTCTCTGGAGCGCGCGGATCATCGGGAGCGAGCGCCGCGGACACGCGCAGTGGACACGGGCCTGAGTGGACGCGCGCAGGATGACAG GTGTGGTTCAGACTCTGTCACTCACTGGGAGCCGTACTGGAGAATCAGCCGTGATGTTTGCCCAAACCACTGCGTTACGGACTCAGCTCCTAG GTCTGCTCCTCAGGACCCGGTCCAGCTGGCCGTGGTGGCCTGTGGCTCCAGACTGGAGGAAACACTCGTCATGCTGAAATCTGCTGTCCTCTTCAGCCACAGACACTTGTGCTTTCACATCTTCTCAGAAGACCACCTCCACGCCGGATTCAGACAGGAG CTGGAGTCGTGGCCGCAGAGGTTTCGCTCGACGTTCAGCTACAGCGTTTATCCCATAGTCTTCCCCAGTGAGAACGCCAGAGAGTGGAAGAGACTGTTCAAACCCTGCGCTTCTCAGAGACTCTTCCTCCCC CTGCTTCTGAAGCAGGTGGACTCTGTGCTGTACGTGGACACAGATGTGCTGTTCCTGCGGCCGCTGGAGGACGTCTGGAGCTTTCTGTCCCGGTTCAACAGCAGTCAGGTGGCAGCCATGTCCCCGGAGCACGAGGAGCCACGCATCGGCTGGTACAACCGCTTCGCTCGACACCCGTACTACGGCCAGACCGGCGTCAACTCAGGAGTCATGCTCATGAACATGACCCGCATCCGACACACACTCTTCAAG AATGACCTGGCAGCGGTGGATCTGAAGTGGGCTGATCTTCTGATGCCTCTGTTACACAAGTACAAGCTGAACATCACGTGGGGAGACCAGGACCTGCTCAACATCATCTTCCACTATAACCCAG agtctCTGCTGCTGATGGAGTGTCTCTGGAACTATCGTCCTGATCACTGTATCTACGGCAGCAACTGCATCAGCGCTGAACACAGCGGTGTTTACATTCTCCACGGCAACCGCGGCGTTTACCATGACGACAAGCAGCCCGCCTTCAGAGCTGTTTATGACGCCATAAAGCTG TTCCCGCTGGATGGAGATCCTCTGCGAGGTTTGCTCCTGCCTCTGGAGGAGAAGCTGAAGAGCGATCACTCGTACTGCGGCCGATCTCGACTGGTCTTCACCAAACGACTGCGTCAGAGCGTCACAGAGCTTCAGGAGGAGCAGGAGCGCTCCAGACCAGCAGAGGTTTGA